The genomic region AAGAACCACTTATCAAAGGTTATTCtatttttcaacatcattTGGGATTGCAGCACTATTCTTTTGTGGATCAAGCCTCGTATTTAACAAATCTGATCTCGATTGGAAATTGTACTGGGattttggaatttcttATTTATTTGGAATTCTTCTTGCCCTGCTGGTATGCTGTACGGTATTCCCACACACTTGTCATTTTACAGCTAAAGTTACTTTAATATCTactcttgaagaaatgaagaGCTTTCTATGCAATGTCATTGACCCGAAACATTGCGAAGATGTAACCAGCTTACGAGAAACCCAAAACAAGATGAGTGAGGCTGTCAATATATATCTCTCGGAGGGATTGAGGGAATTCAGTAACCAAACCACGTTCACGGTATTTGATGATGAGTGCTTAAAGGAATTGCGTAATGTCATAACGTTTACTGCTTCACCATTACGTGTATTGCCAACTAACAATGGCCTATTAACAAAGGCGGAATTGGAGCAGTTTTTCAAAGACGGTACGAATACGGAGGTGCCATCATCTCAAGCGAAATCTGCCAATTCACCAATGATTTTCTCTGGAATGCAAACTCCTCAGGCGTCTTCTGGAATCCCAAATCTTGGTATTGACTTCAACACAGCCATTTACAATAATATTCTACGGTCATTTTTTGCAAAACCCATTTACCAATTGATTCGTGAAATGCTTCTAGTAATTGAATCTATTCAGAGTTACATCGAgctttattcaaatttctCTGTCAATAAAAGTGAAGTGGAGCAATCAATGAGAAAACTACAAAAACTCCAAAAGAAACTTAGGCGTAAAATCTACAGATTGGATGTTGCTTATAAAGATTTCACCAAAACTAACTTCTTTTGTAAGGACCTACTTCAGGATCCAAATTCGACCGATgcttttttgtttttaagATATGTTAGACAGTCTGCGAAATCAATGATTGCGGTTGCCGAAAGAACCATAGATTTGgcaaagaatttgaaatggAGGATATGTTTACCCAACTATCCATTGCAACGCTCTTTAACTCGTCTTCCTAGACAATGTGCTCTTGACCAAGGCGCAAACGCAGTACTACATtattttgaaaccaaaagaGATGTAGACAAGGCCTTTGAAAATATTTACAACAGTTATACTTCCAGGCATAAATACAATGATGTCAAAGGGAAGAAGTTAGAAGCTTACACTAGAGCCATTGATCACAACGACTTTAATTTCCACACCACTACAAATCCTATCAGGTATAAAATCTGGCAACTCACAACCAAGATAACAGGAGTCGAGAACAAGTCGGCTTTAAAAGTTGCGTTCATGTTAACTTTTTTGCTACTACCATCATGGTTAAAACAATCATACACATGGTACCAGTATTATCATTGCTGGTGGGGTGcaaccatttttttcattctcaCTAACAGCAGAAACGTCGCTACATGGAAGGGTATTCTGAGAAGATTTATGTACGGATTCTTTGGTATTGTTTGGGCATTTTGCGCTTGCGTttccagaagaaataatCCGTTTGTCATTGCAACTTTTGGAGGTATTTTGTTTGCCCCACTGGCTGTCGATTTCTTTGTGAATAAGAACACCAAATCTAGCCTTACAGCGTCTACATGCTTTATCATTATTACACTAGGTATTTATGGTAAAGCTGATAAATTACCAATGGGCACATCTGATATTTGGAAGAACACCTGGACAACCGGAGTTTCATTATTGATCGGAGTGCTATTGTCAATACCGACTACCTGGGTGCTCTGGTCTTTTAAAACTAGACGAGAACTTAGATTAGCAATGTCGTCGTTGTTGTCCCATATCAGTCAATCATACCAATCTGTTACCGATAGATACTTATATCGTGATATCGACGATGATCCTACCGATTTGTCTTTGCGATTGTCGAATATCAGAGAGGTCAGACTTTATCAAAGTATATATGCAGCGGCTAGTCTTCTAGACAGAGCAAAACAGGAGCCAAactatatttcaaatttcaaaccGCATTTATatgaagaattgattaaCCGCTGCAGATTACTATTGGAGAAAGTGATTGAAGCCCGTATTTCTGGACAGTATTTTCAAGTATGGGAAAATGATGCAGATGAAGACATTACTCATGcacttctttctctaaGAAGAGACAGTGTCTCTTCTGTTATCTTTGTCTTCTATAtactttcaaattgtttccGTTCTAAGAATAAGATACCAAAGTACCTTCCAAACCCAATcttatcaagaaagaagctTTATGACTTCATAAACAAATTCGAAAACATGAGACAATTGCGTCAAAGAAATGCACCAGTTTTACCTAGAAAGCCTCTACTAAAAtctgatattgatatttccAAAGATATCGAAAAGACACACTGGACAGAAGTTCATGGAATGGCCTTTGCTAGGGCATACACAGACTTTACTTTGCACTTGGACCGAGTGATAAAACTTGCAAGAGAAATCTTGGGAGAAGAGGCAACATAACTAATATAAAAAAAGGAGTCATCATTATGTTATGGTTCTATTGAAAATGCGCAATTCATACTATTCAATATTTAATTTCTATAATGTACAAAAGCAGAAAACAATGGCATTATCTGATAGCAATCCCTATTTTCTGATCAATTACCCAGAGCCAGGGCATTGACTTTTCTTCATAGTCAACGTGCAAATAAGACCTTACAGTGTGG from Kluyveromyces lactis strain NRRL Y-1140 chromosome D complete sequence harbors:
- the BRE4 gene encoding Bre4p (similar to uniprot|Q07660 Saccharomyces cerevisiae YDL231C BRE4 Zinc finger protein containing five transmembrane domains null mutant exhibits strongly fragmented vacuoles and sensitivity to brefeldin A a drug which is known to affect intracellular transport), encoding MSNLQGSYGTKSFLSMTGLKASQSEQDISTSHSRINLSQMKLNKLLEGKKWENLESFGLEELRNGFFDPVYTGYERLQPTDPTDVDHFDETRKPLFPHIDPKGTRKYWKHIVKYWIAIFVANILCLIRPAGNWFGGEYRYFLPLAVLIHHPSRTVGVQLELSLQSILGAAIGMGYSSLIWFVSTATKPAATNAGGILFLGLFLAAIFTHWLRTTYQRLFYFSTSFGIAALFFCGSSLVFNKSDLDWKLYWDFGISYLFGILLALLVCCTVFPHTCHFTAKVTLISTLEEMKSFLCNVIDPKHCEDVTSLRETQNKMSEAVNIYLSEGLREFSNQTTFTVFDDECLKELRNVITFTASPLRVLPTNNGLLTKAELEQFFKDGTNTEVPSSQAKSANSPMIFSGMQTPQASSGIPNLGIDFNTAIYNNILRSFFAKPIYQLIREMLLVIESIQSYIELYSNFSVNKSEVEQSMRKLQKLQKKLRRKIYRLDVAYKDFTKTNFFCKDLLQDPNSTDAFLFLRYVRQSAKSMIAVAERTIDLAKNLKWRICLPNYPLQRSLTRLPRQCALDQGANAVLHYFETKRDVDKAFENIYNSYTSRHKYNDVKGKKLEAYTRAIDHNDFNFHTTTNPIRYKIWQLTTKITGVENKSALKVAFMLTFLLLPSWLKQSYTWYQYYHCWWGATIFFILTNSRNVATWKGILRRFMYGFFGIVWAFCACVSRRNNPFVIATFGGILFAPLAVDFFVNKNTKSSLTASTCFIIITLGIYGKADKLPMGTSDIWKNTWTTGVSLLIGVLLSIPTTWVLWSFKTRRELRLAMSSLLSHISQSYQSVTDRYLYRDIDDDPTDLSLRLSNIREVRLYQSIYAAASLLDRAKQEPNYISNFKPHLYEELINRCRLLLEKVIEARISGQYFQVWENDADEDITHALLSLRRDSVSSVIFVFYILSNCFRSKNKIPKYLPNPILSRKKLYDFINKFENMRQLRQRNAPVLPRKPLLKSDIDISKDIEKTHWTEVHGMAFARAYTDFTLHLDRVIKLAREILGEEAT